In the Longimicrobiaceae bacterium genome, CCAGGTAGTGCGACACCAGCTCGGCCTGCGCCTCGCCGCGCTCGCGGGGAAAGTCGTCCAGCTTGGCGGCGGCGGCTTCGCGCACGGGGGCGTGCAGCGCGAAGCGGTCGTCGCCGGTGCGGGCCAGCAGCCCGCGCCGCTCCAGCTCCTCCAGCGCGTCCCGGTCCGCCCCCGCGACGGCCAGCGCCGCGTCGGAGCCGAACGCGCCCGGCAGCAGCGACGCGCGCCGCACGGTGGACCGCAGGGGCGCCGGCATCAGCCGCCAGGCCAGCTCCAGCACCGCGCGGAACACGCGGCGCTCGGGGGCGGCGGCGGGATGGTAGATGTCGATGCCGTCCAGGTTGGTCTCCAGCTCGTGCAGCAGGTCGCGGCAGCGCGTGGGGCCCAGCTGCGCCGCCGCCATCTCCGTCGCCAGCGGGTGGCCCTGGAGAAGCTGGCAGATGCGCGCCACCACGGCGTCCTCCGCATCTCCCGCCGCCGTCCGCCCGCCGGACGACGCGCGCTCCACGAAGAGCTGCACGGCGGCAGAGGTGCCCATGCGCTCGGCGTCGGACCACTTGGGCACGCGCAGCGCCTCCACCTCCATCATCCACTCGCCCGGCCGGTGCAGCCGGTCGCGCGAGGTGGCCAGGACGCGCGCCTCCGGGGCGGCGTCGACCACGGCGGCGGCCAGGTCGGCGCCCACGGCCGAGCCGTCCACGCCGTCCAGCACCAGCAGCACGCGCTTGCGGCGCAGGTGCCGCAGCAGCGACACGCGCAGGTCTCCCCCGCCCGCGGGTGCGTCGCCCAGCGCGTCGGCGAGCTGCGCGTCCGCCTCAGCCGCGCTGGCGACGCCGCGCAAGGAGACGAAGACGGCGCCGTCGGCGAAGAGCTCGGCGGCCTCGTGCGCGGCCTCGATGGCGAGGCGCGTCTTGCCGCATCCCGCGGGGCCGCAAAGGGTGAGCAGCCGCGCATCCCTCAGCGTCCGCACCACCTCGCGCACCGTGGGGTCGCGGCCCAGCAGCGGCATGCCCACGCGCGGGAAGCCGCGCATCTCCCCCAGCCCGCTCCCGGCGCGCGGCGGCGGCGGAAGGGCGTCGCGGTAGCCCTCGGCCAGCGTCCACTCGTCGCCGTGCGCCGCCAGCAGGTGCCGGTCCACCAGGTGCACGACGGTGCGGCGGACGGAGCCGGGCAGGCCGCCGGTGCGCTCGCGCAGCCACTCCAGGAACCCCTCGGGCGCCTCCCAGCGCAGCAGGGTTCGCAGCCACACCCGCACGCCCTCGGGCGTGAGCGGGCGCAGGTCCAGCCGCTCGCGCAGGCCGATGTCCGGCGGCGACAGGTCCGGCCCGTCGTCGTCCGCCGCGTAGGCGAGGGCCACGGGGGCGCCGCGGCGGGGGCCGGCGAGGAGCGCGCGCAGGGCGGCCGCCGTGGGACGGTCCAGCTCCGCCGTGTCGTCGGCGCAGATGAGCAGGCCGGGGCCGCGGGTGACGTGCAGCGCGCGGCGGACGAGCGTGGCGGCCTCCACCGGCCCGGCGACGGACGGCGGGATCGCGTCCGGATCCTCCAGCGCGGCCCGCAGCGCGCCGTACGGCTCCGCCCG is a window encoding:
- a CDS encoding AAA family ATPase produces the protein QRLLAEVAGTPLQGTPPLSLSVSVGVATFPDDGTTAESLFERADGRMYEAKRAGRGQVVAADAASAAQALFQQDERLVERVHEVDRLNRFLDAMPLARRGVVRVAGAPGSGRTRMLAEARALGELRGLRVLCVRGRPELRAEPYGALRAALEDPDAIPPSVAGPVEAATLVRRALHVTRGPGLLICADDTAELDRPTAAALRALLAGPRRGAPVALAYAADDDGPDLSPPDIGLRERLDLRPLTPEGVRVWLRTLLRWEAPEGFLEWLRERTGGLPGSVRRTVVHLVDRHLLAAHGDEWTLAEGYRDALPPPPRAGSGLGEMRGFPRVGMPLLGRDPTVREVVRTLRDARLLTLCGPAGCGKTRLAIEAAHEAAELFADGAVFVSLRGVASAAEADAQLADALGDAPAGGGDLRVSLLRHLRRKRVLLVLDGVDGSAVGADLAAAVVDAAPEARVLATSRDRLHRPGEWMMEVEALRVPKWSDAERMGTSAAVQLFVERASSGGRTAAGDAEDAVVARICQLLQGHPLATEMAAAQLGPTRCRDLLHELETNLDGIDIYHPAAAPERRVFRAVLELAWRLMPAPLRSTVRRASLLPGAFGSDAALAVAGADRDALEELERRGLLARTGDDRFALHAPVREAAAAKLDDFPRERGEAQAELVSHYLGLLAASLQRLRDPAEAAGAVALLVPEVPHLRLAWRTAAMDGRREELDRAAPALFALCAARGCWAEAAASFGLALDWVCGGDGPDPCRDRLAQRLRALRGASLLHGGRVAEARDDLGAALAAAVRAGDLGEQVFCQGALAVAEARAGRVPEARRHAIEAVDAARNGPDTHVLAGALRDAAAARGEVGDLREAVTLLLELSGQEHDSLARQGSWETLVTVAETLMRAEGLAFAATLLARVAAESRAPTAVASRAERLLDEIQPRVDGPPPEVRIVTGDSPAGARPLHILRPTRRGPARRAGES